The Anoplopoma fimbria isolate UVic2021 breed Golden Eagle Sablefish chromosome 9, Afim_UVic_2022, whole genome shotgun sequence genome contains the following window.
CGACTGTATGTAGCAAACATGAACGAACGAGAAAGGACGGACTGATGCTGAGAGCTTTTTACACAAGGAGACCCTCGAGTTTTCAAGTAGCCACAGGCCGGCTCTGACGTTTGAAAAACAGCCGCTAGAAAATCCCACTGGGCCTCCTCTGCACGCTGACCATCCTATGTTTAGAGATTTTACAGTACAAGACTGACACAGAGCTTAACCACTGGATTTAGGAGTTTGGATAATGCcaaagaaagattttttttttttttttttttttttttttataaaaagtagTCAAGCTTCTGGAGGGAATCTTACAGTGAGTAggtattttaagtgtttgtgtgtgtatgcgagTTCattgggggaaggggggggatCAGTTCATCGAACAGTCCTCGCCCTCTGTGTCGGTGTCTGTGTCCGAGCAGGCGGTGTCCATGGCGACGTGGGCGGGGCTGACGATGACGGCTcgtctctgctcctcctcggCGCTCGCTCTCCTTTCCTGGGCGCGTTCGATGTGCTGGATGGCCTGAAAGAAacgaaacaaaaacatgaaggcTGCAGCAAATATCCAGTCCTCTGAGAGACAACTCTCCTTATTGTCACTGTGAAACGATAATGCGAGACTTTGTTTAGTCACAGCTAGCtacataaaagtaaaacaaactcCTACCTGCACAATAGTGTCCAGGTTCTGTCTGGACGTGGACACGGTGCTGGTGTGGACAGACGGGCTCATGGTCACCACGGTGACGTGGTGGTGGGGGTGCTGGGTTAGTGTCGGTGCTGGAACGATGACCGTGGGGTGGTGGGTTGGGgcggggggagggggagtgggAGTGGGAGACGGCAGCACCTGGAGGACAGAACAAAATATTACTTCATCTGAGACTGTGTGCGCGTTTTACTGTTCAGCCCCGCATGACTTACAGCCCAGAATGCATCACTTCAGAAGTTTGGAAATGTGCAACACAGACGGCGAAGAGACTACTACATCTTAAGCGTGAGTGTCTCTGACCTGTGGACTGTGTGGTTGTCTGTCAGCAGCGTGGATCTGCTGCAGCCGTAACAGCGTCTGGCTCTGGATGAGcgcctgctcctcctccacctgctgagTGATCACCTTCAGACGCTCCGGCTGCAGCTGGCCGCTCAGAGAAcgcacctgcacacacacacacacacacacacagagcacgtAAGAACAACGACCAGCAGCAATTAAAGggccaataaaaacacatggaaGGCCTTGAAGTTACACAATAGTTACacaataattatttattcagaaaTGAAGAGCAATGAATGCTATTGTGTATTATTCACATTAAACGATAAaactaacacactaatacaaCTGATGATACtttgataaataacattaatgCATTGTACTTCATTGTGCAGTATGTTGTTCTAGTAAAAGTCCTTAAAACAAAAGCCCTGGATTACTGCTCAGCTCAATGTGGACTCTTTGTAAATATCTCTACCCTGCATCTCCACTACTGTTTACTTTTCTCTTTCACCACCCGTTCAGTCCCTATTGTCTTAACCTGCTGTTCAGGTAGATCCAGGATGTGAGCCTATCAGGAACTGACAGGTAATTCTGCCAACACCGCCTTGTTAAGCTGACTGATAATCATGTAAAGGACCCAGATACGGGTTTAAGAAGTTGGAATGTCTGGTAAAACTGAATAGTTGATCTATTTCATAGCCTGGAGAttttggtaaaaataaaataaaaatgtttttatctaatgCTTAAAGAAGTACTTCAACCCCAATACATttaattcttgtttttcattGCATGCCTCCAAGATGAAGGAAGAATACAATATCAGAGTATACTATATGAAAGcatctgttaaaaaaatctaataaaactCATGCAGCATAAACTTGTCAAGTCTGTATAGCATTTTGTTTCAGttggcacaaacacaaacagcatcgCAGTCGACTCATGGTGAAATATCTCAAGCATAGAATAGATAAAGAGAAGTTTAAAGTCGAAGAATCAAACAGTTACTGTTAAAGCTTAATACTCCTGTCCtactgaaataaatggatttcatTGTCTCACCTGTTCCTCCAGCTGCATACGAGCTGAGCGTTCCTTGTCCAGTTGCCCTCTCAGCTCCAACatctccctcctcacctcctcaactttctcctcctccagcgtGTCTGGAGAACCGATTCCTTCATCCTTCTCTTCTGCTCGCCTCCTCTTGGGTGATGAGCCGCTGAACTCCTGGAATCACACAAAGGCCAGGTAAGGTGAAATGTAACACAAcctttatattaaatattacatgtttAATATTAGTAAAGGAATTGAACCAACGGAGCATCAGTCTGTTCACTCTATTTTTTTAGAAAGACACATGCTGCTTGTGCCGAGCTGAACAAACGGCTGGTTGGACCAGAAAACAAAACGCCAGGTGAACCAACAGCacggtaaataaataaatcaggtaaacacatatttttcacATGGCGGAATACAGAGTGAGAAAGTACTGCACTGTCTTTGCCAACACTTACAAGCTATCCAAATACAAGTTTAAAGTTTGGTTGAATTATACCTGCTTAGGTTTGCAATAGTCACAGAGATATTTAATAAACGCTTCATTACATGTATGTGATTCTGGTTGAACTCAATGAGAAGCTTCGCCACAGCAGTCTACAGAAGACAGACGTTATCCAGAGGAACGTCTGAAGCTCTATGCAGCTCTAAAAATTGCTTTTGACAGAGCTGTCACAACACAAATGTCATTTTGGGCTGTTGAAATAATAGATTAACCAGACTACACTAATGCAAACATAATTATTACAGGTTTTGCATCCTGTTCTCATTCCCATGTCAAACGCCGCCGCTTTGTCACAGACATgcacagagagaatgcaggtcaTGCCACGTGACTTtggctgcattcattcaaaatccGGCACCTTGCTGCAGGTTTGTGGGACGGTgtgggtgtttttgtttgtgctttagAAAGTTACCGTCGTGAAACAATCAGAATATAACGTTTTAATCTTTTGATTCAACTTGATCCTTTGTTCTCACTAACGCTGGTCTCACTCTTCATTCACGCTCTGATTCACTCGACCACCACTGCAATTTAATGCTTTGTTTACAAATAGCAACCAACAATGTGACTACATACTATATCTTTAAAGGCGGCCTGAAAGTGGAAAACCAAACAGCTTGATATAGAGGATTGTTGGTGAGGTACAAAAGATCTATATAAAATGCGTAGGACAAAATTACTATAAAAGCAATGGCGTGGGATGTTACCTGGATGAAGCGTTTGAGCTGGTTGTTCTGTGCCAGAAGTGTCGTCTTTTCCTGCTCCAAGGCAAATATGTAGTCCGATGTCTGCTGCAAGATGGCCGCCTGgcaggaacaaaacaaaaaagtgaatattaGATTGGCGAATGGACcaacaactgaacattgtgtcATGATCTGCGGTGTCACAAAGCGTTATTGTTCTCTTGTTTTCTGCACCTTGCTGAGTTTCTCTCCGTCCGTGTGGGGCAGGAGTGTTTTGAGTGACTGGAAACCTGCGTTGATGCTCTGCATGCGCCGCCGTTCGTTGCTGTTGGCGATCTCACGGCGGATTCGTCTCTCCTGGTCCTGGGCCGTCTCGGGACTGAGGGGGATGTTGGCCAGGCTGAGGGGGCAAGGtcaaagggggagagagactcATTATTCTGTCCACACGGGTGTGTGTCTAATGAGAAGGCATTAGCTCCTCTAAGACGCACATTTGATACTTCTTTTAATTTTGGTTTTAGACAAAAGATTAAAGTTTCCTCTTGCAAATTATTCTAATAAGCGGTAAACATCACAGAAAACGCAGGTAACAatgttgaaatggaaaaaatacatataaaaaacagGTAACAACACATTACTCTGAAACGAATCTGCTCTTCTTGGTTAAAGttcaaataaacagcaacaataaaataGCATTGAGCTGATCTCTGACAGAGACTCTTTAAACCTTTAACCTGGAACCTTTACTGGGCTTCAGTGTCGACCTCACATTCCTCAGTTTAGCCGCCTGGAGATCTTTGAGTTTGGCTGAACTCAGTGCCCCTCACTCACACACCACCTCATGAGATTGGATGTTATGGTGGGAAAAAACCCTCTTTGTCGTGTTtactcgggggggggggggatgcgtGAACCATTAAACCATACGGTGATTATGGTGCCAAGAAgatgtttacaaaaatgaaagaggTCAGACAGAGGACACAGTGCACAAGGCTTTAAAAAGGTATTCTCTATTAAAGATGATTGTGTGGGTGTGCAGCCACTCTTATGGTCGAGAAGCTTAATTTAGTCTAATGCAACTTCAAACTGTGTGTTTACAAGCCAGTGTTGCCAGTTTAACtaaaaagctgcaaaaacatACCTTAAAAAGAACAACTATTATCTCATTATGTATGAACATAACTCCTTTAATTGCTTAATGGCCTCAGTTtagtcttattttgaaaagctttCTTAAATACATCGTATTGTACTTTAATGAGTGTAAAGCTGACTGCAGAGCATAGGCAACATTTAGGGATTAATTTGGTCTATTGGGATTTAATAGTTTATCCTCAAAAGTGATGCACTGTACACATGCCTAGATGGAGATGTAATAgtgaactttaatttaatttatttaccaTTGTCTGATTCCAGAAACAGcacatgaattattaaaacggtattctttattaaatatgaGTGTGTGGATGTACAACCATGCTCTTATGGCCGAGAAGCTTAATTTAGTCTAATTTGACTTCAAACTGTGTGTTTACAAGCCAGTTTAACtaaaaagctgcaaaaacataccttaaaaataacaactttattatctcattattctgtctgtatatataatatttaagttactgtggattctttactgtttttttattgctcatttataatacttatttttgatcttgttttttttactatgtctcttgtttgcactatatctatgctgcaggactaataaaggatgatcttatttataatacttattattttttatgtctcttgtttttttgcaggacTATGATgatcttatttataatacttattattttttttttcttgtctcttttGCACTATGTCtatgctgcaggactaataaaggatgatcttatttataatacttattattttttactatgtctcttgtttgcactatatctatgctgcaggactaataaaggatgatcttatttataatacttattatttttttactatgtctcttgtttgcactatatctatgctgcaggactaataaaggatgatcttatttataatacttattatttttactatgtctcttatttgcactatatctatgctgcaggactaataaaggatgatcttatttataatacttattattttttactatgtctcttgtttgcactatatctatgctgcaggactaataaaggatgatcttatttataatacttattactatgtctcttgtttgcactatatctatgctgcaggactaataaaggatgatcttatttcatgaaaacaaacacacgcactcCGTCCTAAAGTTCAGAGATGAGCTCAGCTGTTGTCGGCTGCGGAGCTCCAACATGGCCGCCGGAGGGCGCGTCGCTCCGTGCGGCGGTGAAATGTGACTccgccagcagcagcagctgcagcagaaggcCCCCTGGCTTCACGGAGAACAATGCTTTCCCCGCTAGCACCGAGCTAACAGCCCCGCTCTGCCCCGCCGCTCCCCGGGGCCGCTCCACGCCTCCGAGGCGACGTGCTCCAGCCAGACACGCTCGTACACGCGAGTGGAAGCGCGCACCCGCTCACAGCTAGAAGTGCGCTCTGGTGGCTAACTAGCTAGCCgtgctaagctaacgttagcacgCAGCTGCTACGCACATTAGCGCAGCCGAACctttcacaaacacaccttaacgtaacacacagacagacacgtgTCGCACAACACCAGCAGAGCCGAACACGAGGCGCACAGACACGCACGGTGTCGGGTAAACGAGCTTTGAGCGGAGCACGTTCACCACCACGTGGTTGGAACCAAATGTATCGTTTACATATTTGCGAGCGCCTCGTGTTGTGACCCGCACTGAGGCCGGGCAGTGTCTCACACCACACACGGTGCTGCCTCTCTGCCCTCCTCTGCACCGCCTGCAGCAgtgtcctcctccacctccacctcctccaccacgctgctgctgccaggacggctagcagctagcatgctaactgaAGTCAGGCTGCAGCTCGATCACACACACGCGTACACACCGCGGCGACACGAGGGGGGACTCGTGCGGGCGGGTTTGGTTTCTGGAGGGAGAGATGTGCGGCTACACACCTGCAGAGACCCCCGATGACGTCCTTCTCCGTCTTCTTGAAGTGCTGTAAGGACGAGAGCTTGTCTGCGGGCATCATGAAGTACTCCATGCTTCCACAGCCGTGTGTCCTCCGCCTTCCTCCGCTGCCGTCCTTGTTCAAAACGCAGCCCGGTGGTGTACCGTGTTTAGCACCGAGCCCTGCTCCTTAATGGCGCATgtctaataaaacaaaactctgctttttaaataaaaaaaaaaagagagaaaatgtgcaAATCTTAAGAGTAGacttgagaaaataaaagtaagttCAAGCTGTGTTGCTTCCCACAGCTGATGGGGTTCcctccaatgtgtgtgtgtggcttctTGCCTCCGCCTActacgtctgtgtgtgtgtgtgtgtgtgtgtgtctgctgcctCCGCCtactacgtgtgtgtgtgtgtgtgtgtgtgtgtgtgtgtgcagctgatcTGTGCGAGGCGGGAAACAGCTGGTTGGAATCAGCCCGTTTTCCGGAAagcagaacaaacagcagacagtcGGTGTGCTGCTGCACATGTGAAGCCCTCCGAGAGAAAATGGAAGCTCAGTGCGAGAAATGATGGTGTAATAATGTAACATATCAGCAGAGATAAAGGGACACACAGCAGTAGGTTAGATAACAGCATGGCTGGCACTGAATTTCACacatatttctgaaaaaaaaattattatctGCACATTACACTTAAATTACAGATGTTCACAACACAAGGAATTAAAtcactattatatatatatatatatatatatatatatatatatatatatgtatatatatatatgtatgtatatatatatatatatatatatatatatatatatatgtatatatatatatatatatatatatatatatatatatatatatatatatatatatatatatatatatatgtgtgtatatatatgtatatatatgtgtgtataattaTATCTCCCTCTTATCAAGTCTATATTACCAGTATCAGTATAAATACAATCCCTTTTGTTTATCTGACTGTTggacaaaaacaatttttttttaggctatcattttggattttggtaatttgtgatatatttatcatcaaaaaaaaattaaatacatgttttaaaccGAAAATGTAAATCATTTACAAAACGTATTGTATAACATTTTACTATGCAGGCAGACAATGATGTAAAAGCTGATGTATACATAACATATCTATTGTTACCAGTTCAACAGCAGGTGGCAGTAATGCACCATAACGTTTGTTTCCAACTACTGAATAGCTGCAtatgtgaaatatgaatatCAAAAGAGCTGTAAACATGTAAATCTGTATACATAAATTAGCTGTGAATAGATGCATTATAACCTGAGGGTGgaataaaatgcaatattttggataaaatggaaatgatgaAGAGAATGGATACAGCATTGGCAATAAAATCACCATGTTTagtcatgttgtttttgtgaaagaGACTCAACCAAGTTTCATATTATCATTTGATCTTAGTGTTGAATCTGCAAGACACGATTTGTCTCTCAGAGACGACTGGTTTGAATCAAAGAGTGGCTTGGAAAATCAAAGCAGGCATTGCTAAAACACTGAAGACATAAATTAAACGGTCAACACCTGTTGTCTTTGTCCACGTCCCTCCAATTCAACTACGCGCTGCTCAGACGAGGCCACCGCAATGAAAACATCTCTTAGGACTACAAATAATGATCCGTTCTTCTCGTCATTGCCTACTGCACATTTATATTCTCAAGCTGTTTTCAAACTAGTCTTAAtt
Protein-coding sequences here:
- the LOC129095704 gene encoding transcription factor AP-4-like encodes the protein MEYFMMPADKLSSLQHFKKTEKDVIGGLCSLANIPLSPETAQDQERRIRREIANSNERRRMQSINAGFQSLKTLLPHTDGEKLSKAAILQQTSDYIFALEQEKTTLLAQNNQLKRFIQEFSGSSPKRRRAEEKDEGIGSPDTLEEEKVEEVRREMLELRGQLDKERSARMQLEEQVRSLSGQLQPERLKVITQQVEEEQALIQSQTLLRLQQIHAADRQPHSPQVLPSPTPTPPPPAPTHHPTVIVPAPTLTQHPHHHVTVVTMSPSVHTSTVSTSRQNLDTIVQAIQHIERAQERRASAEEEQRRAVIVSPAHVAMDTACSDTDTDTEGEDCSMN